The following nucleotide sequence is from Novipirellula galeiformis.
ATTGACGAACAATGGGTCGGCCACAATGGAACCTTCGTCGTTTCCGGCTTCACGCCACTGCGCCCACGATTTGCCAGCGAAGTCAAACGGCTGGCCACCGGCACGCCAATACAAGTTGTGTTGTAAGTTGACCTGGGCACCGTTCTTCCACCCCGAATAGCCCAACAAGTGTCCTTCGTCCCAAAAGACTAAGTTTCGTTCGAACGTGAACGAGAGGTGAGGCTCGGACCGCGTCACCGCGACCTGTCCCTCTTCGCTAAACGCCAAGATGTTGTTTCGCACGATGTTCTCGCGGCCATAGTGTTGATGAAAACCACCATCGCGGACGTCATACACCAAGTTGTTCTCAAACAGGATCTGCGAACTGCCTTCATCCGGGTACAATCCCCACCCTCCATAACGAGTCGCGTACACGTCGTGGATCACATTATTGCGAACTCGGGTCCCCTCGGACGGCCCCAACAAATAGACGCCGCCCATGTCGCTGAGGATGCGATATCCGATGTGGTGCAAGTGGTTGTACTCGATACGATTGCGTTTTGCACCACTCTCGGCGTACCCCCAGCGCCATCCAACTGAAACGGCCGTGTAGAAGAAATCGGCGACATCACAATGCGTGATCGCATTATCGCTGCTATGACCAATCCAGACGCCAACGGCATGCGGCGTGATCCGCCCACCGCTCTGCAGAATACAGTTGTCGACGGTAATCCCACCGGTCCGCACCGCGGTGGGCACCAGTCCGGTTTCCCCAATCCGAACCGCGGTCACGCCAAGATCGAACACCCGTGTGCGTTCGACGCGGCAATCTCGGCACGCTTTGCGGAACCAAAACCCGCTGCCCCCGACATGTTCCACGCTACAGTCCGAAAAGCGAATGTCTTCGGCACCGTCGAGTTGGATCGCGGTGGCATCGACATTCATCGCCGCTTGCGCCGAGCGAATGCCGCCCGCGGGAATTGGAAACTCAGCGTGACGTAGATTCAGCCCCTCAAAGCGGAGATGTTTGACCCGTTGCTCGGCGTTGTCAATTTCGCCCTGAAAATCAAACAAGCGGGAAACGACCGGGGCGATCACACTGGCCGTAGTCATGTCTTCATTTTCGCGCGGTCGATAGTACAACCAACCCTCGCGATCCAAGAACCATTCTCCTGGCGCGTCGAGCGCTTCACGGTAATTTTCAAGGAAGTACAAACAATCCCGTTTCATCGGATTGTGCCCCTTCATGACCTCGCCATGCGTGCTAAACAAACCTTGCTCGGGGGCGGCCGACTGTAACCATTCTCGCGTGGTGTCCCACTTGTGGTACACCACCACTTGAACGTCCTTTAACGCAGCGGAATCAACATTCGCAAGCGTGGCGAGACCACCCTCTTGAACAGCAAACGTGTGTTTCAGCACACGCTTGGTTCCGGCAATGGGCGTCTCGCGAACCCCCAATAGCATGTGAAAGTCTCCGTCGTTGGGCGTTCTTGCCCGCACACCGCGGCGACCATTTACCCATAGTTGCTCGAACCGCCAATCGCCATGATCGTCCCCAGGACGCGCTATGATGCGTGTTTTCCACAATCCAGGATGATCCGCGTCCGGTTTCCATTCACGGATCGCGCGCCCCCCAGATAACACGACCTCGCCATCGGCTTCACCTAGGTAACGCACCGGATTTGCAGCGGAATGTCCGGAGTCTTCGGGGGTAAAGACGATGGTTTGATCCAAAGTGTAATGGCCCGCGCGAATCTCGACCGTCACCGCGTTCTCAGGATGCTGCTTACGAGCTTCGCGGACGGCGCGTTGAGCGCGGGGCAACGTGGCAAATGGTTTTTCGGAGGTCCCAGCGTGGGTGTCCGAACCATCGGTTGCGACATGAAAGTGAATGGGATTAGCTGCATGCGCGAAAGCAGGGATCGCGAACGTCAAGCCAATCGCAACGGGAACAAGAAATCGTAGTGCATAGAACATCAATCGCTCCGCATCGGGGATGATTTTAAAGCTCGAGACTGTGAAGTCGATCGCTACCGGCGCAGGCGTCAACGACGCGCAAACGCAAACGCAGAGTGGAAACGCTCACTCTAACCGTCTCAGCTGATGATTTCGCTTACCACGCGACCATGAACATCGGTCAATCGGAAATCGCGTCCAGCGTGTCGGTACGTCAACCGCTCGTGATCGAGTCCTAGCAAATGCAACATCGTGGCGTGCAGATCGTGGACGTGCATCTTGTTCTCGACAGCTTTAAAACCAAACTCATCGGTTTGACCGTAGGTCATGCCTCCCTTCACTCCTCCACCGGCCATCCACATCGAAAAACCATGGTGGTTGTGGTCACGCCCCGTCCCGCTCTCGGAGGTTGGCGTGCGACCGAACTCGCCGCCCCAAACGACCAAGGTGTCTTCGAGTAACCCACGCTGTTTTAGGTCGGTCATTAAGGCCGCGATCGGTTGATCGATTTGTTGACACAGTTTCGGCACCGTCTCATTGTGCTTGCTATGCGTATCCCAGGGTTGCCCGCTGCCATAGTAGACTTGGACGAAGCGAACACCGCGTTCGACCATTCGCCGTGCTAACAGACAACCGTTGGCAAAGTGTCCCGAACCATAAGCTTCCCGCGTTTGTTTCGTTTCACGAGCGAGGTCAAACGTTTCGCTCGCTTCGAACTGCATCCGATAGGCGGTTTCCATCGCTTCGATGCGCGCGTTGAGGACCGAATCGCCTCCCCGCGCGGCCACGTGATCCTTATTGAGTTGTTGCAACAGATCGAGTTGACCGCGCTGGGTCGCATGATCCCACTGCGTGTTACTCAAATGCGGCAGCATTTTC
It contains:
- a CDS encoding DUF1501 domain-containing protein, with the protein product MQPTRNDASRSPATVDRRGLLQQFGGGVGMLGAASILGAAQPTMASQQNLLSMPHFPARAKRVIHLFMNGGPYQGDLFDPKPALEKYAGSRPPGADLVTERPTGGLMPSPFKFRPRGESGVQVSDLLPQLSQHIDDICVLNSMHADNPNHGPALLQMNNGTIIPTRPSMGAWFLYGLGTENQNLPGYVVLCPGRPVRFSILWNSAFLPSKYQGTYINHSTVNPEKMLPHLSNTQWDHATQRGQLDLLQQLNKDHVAARGGDSVLNARIEAMETAYRMQFEASETFDLARETKQTREAYGSGHFANGCLLARRMVERGVRFVQVYYGSGQPWDTHSKHNETVPKLCQQIDQPIAALMTDLKQRGLLEDTLVVWGGEFGRTPTSESGTGRDHNHHGFSMWMAGGGVKGGMTYGQTDEFGFKAVENKMHVHDLHATMLHLLGLDHERLTYRHAGRDFRLTDVHGRVVSEIIS
- a CDS encoding right-handed parallel beta-helix repeat-containing protein; translation: MFYALRFLVPVAIGLTFAIPAFAHAANPIHFHVATDGSDTHAGTSEKPFATLPRAQRAVREARKQHPENAVTVEIRAGHYTLDQTIVFTPEDSGHSAANPVRYLGEADGEVVLSGGRAIREWKPDADHPGLWKTRIIARPGDDHGDWRFEQLWVNGRRGVRARTPNDGDFHMLLGVRETPIAGTKRVLKHTFAVQEGGLATLANVDSAALKDVQVVVYHKWDTTREWLQSAAPEQGLFSTHGEVMKGHNPMKRDCLYFLENYREALDAPGEWFLDREGWLYYRPRENEDMTTASVIAPVVSRLFDFQGEIDNAEQRVKHLRFEGLNLRHAEFPIPAGGIRSAQAAMNVDATAIQLDGAEDIRFSDCSVEHVGGSGFWFRKACRDCRVERTRVFDLGVTAVRIGETGLVPTAVRTGGITVDNCILQSGGRITPHAVGVWIGHSSDNAITHCDVADFFYTAVSVGWRWGYAESGAKRNRIEYNHLHHIGYRILSDMGGVYLLGPSEGTRVRNNVIHDVYATRYGGWGLYPDEGSSQILFENNLVYDVRDGGFHQHYGRENIVRNNILAFSEEGQVAVTRSEPHLSFTFERNLVFWDEGHLLGYSGWKNGAQVNLQHNLYWRAGGQPFDFAGKSWAQWREAGNDEGSIVADPLFVNAAKRDFRLRPGSPANQIGFVPFDISMAGVQGDSDWKQLAAATPVRDPFVVPTSPPINITDDFESDSPISLLRLAKLHHEGRASLITVVETPDLSGHCLRVQDAADLKASYNPHLYWDPNYVAGTSTLTFRIRMDAESEVVCEWRDRGAPYRTGPSLHFSGRAVHSRGQKLFDIAADTWVDVTMEAPQGKSNGRWSATFVLADGQRHHHPDLVCDPEWMETRWVGFISAARNASQFYLDDIKMQNRR